One Numenius arquata chromosome 10, bNumArq3.hap1.1, whole genome shotgun sequence DNA segment encodes these proteins:
- the HHEX gene encoding hematopoietically-expressed homeobox protein HHEX produces MQYQPPGAAPAAALGVGVPLYAPTPLLQPAHPTPFYIEDILGRGPAAAPAPHSLPAPPPPTLPSPNSSFTSLVSPYRTPIYEPTPVHPAFSHHLAATYGPGAYAGPLYSFPRAVGDYAHALIRQDPLGKPLLWSPFIQRPLHKRKGGQVRFSNDQTIELEKKFETQKYLSPPERKRLAKMLQLSERQVKTWFQNRRAKWRRLKQENPQATKKEEVEGADNHSDQRPESCPTPEQKGKEVSLDGSQYTPSPASQEDLESDVSDDSDQEVDIEGDKGYYNPTH; encoded by the exons atGCAGTACCAGCCGCCGggcgcggcgccggcggccgccctGGGCGTCGGCGTCCCGCTGTACGCGCCCACGCCGCTGCTCCAGCCCGCGCACCCCACGCCCTTCTACATCGAGGACATCCtgggccgcggccccgccgccgccccggccccccactccctgcccgccccgccgccgccgacgCTGCCGTCGCCCAACTCCTCCTTCACCAGCCTGGTGTCCCCGTACCGGACCCCCATCTACGAGCCGACCCCCGTCCACCCGGCCTTCTCCCACCACCTCGCCGCCACCTACGGCCCCGGCGCCTACGCCGGGCCCCTCTACTCCTTCCCCCGCGCCGTCGGCGACTACGCGCACGCCCTGATCCGGCAGGACCCTCTGG GGAAGCCGCTGCTGTGGAGCCCCTTCATCCAGCGGCCGCTGCACAAGAGGAAAGGGGGGCAGGTCCGCTTCTCCAACGACCAGACCATCGAGCTGGAGAAGAAGTTCGAGACGCAGAAATACCTCTCGCCGCCGGAGAGGAAGCGCCTGGCCAAGATGCTGCAGCTCAGCGAGAGGCAG GTCAAAACGTGGTTTCAGAATCGCAGAGCCAAATGGAGGCGTCTAAAGCAG GAGAACCCTCAGGccaccaaaaaagaagaagtggAAGGTGCTGACAATCACAGTGACCAAAGGCCGGAGAGCTGCCCGACCCCCGAGCAGAAGGGTAAGGAGGTCTCCCTGGACGGCTCGCAGTACACCCCCTCGCCAGCCTCCCAGGAGGACCTGGAGTCAGACGTCTCTGACGACTCTGATCAAGAAGTGGACATTGAAGGCGATAAAGGCTATTACAATCCTACCCACTAA